From a region of the Raphanus sativus cultivar WK10039 unplaced genomic scaffold, ASM80110v3 Scaffold2238, whole genome shotgun sequence genome:
- the LOC130505394 gene encoding receptor-like protein kinase HSL1 yields MHLLFLFLLFPTVFSLNQEGLILQQVKLSLEDPDSSLSTWNSQDDASPCRWHGVSCDKNSSVTSVDLSNANLAGPFPSAICRLPNLSHLSFSNNSITSPLDIRACKSLETLDLSQNLLTGEIPRTFADLPSLTSLDLSGNNFSGDIPASFANFEKLEILSLINNLLDGAIPPLLGNITSLKMLNLSYNPFPPGRIPPELGNLTNLEVLWLTECNLIGEIPDSLGRLTRLVNLDLSFNNLAGPIPRSLGALTSVVQIELYNNSLTGAIPVELGNLKSLRLLDASMNRLTGSIPDELCRVALESLNLYENDLEGELPESIALSPNLYDLRIFGNRLSGELPRDLGVNSPLRWIDVSDNGFSRELPAGLCARGELEELLVIRNSFSGVLPEGLGDCRSLTRVRLAYNRFSGRVPAGFWGLPRVSLLELVNNSFSGEVEKTIGGASNLSMMVLTNNEFTGSLPEEIGGLEKLNELSAGGNKLSGPLPDSLMSLLELGTLDLHGNRFTGELSPKIKSWKKLNELNLADNEFSGKIPDEIGSLSVLNYLDLSGNLFSGEIPVSLQGLKLNQLNLSNNRLTGNLPPSLAKEMYKNSFLGNPGLCGDIKGLCGSADEAKSKGYAWLLRSIFVLAVMVFVAGLAWFYFKYMAFKKARAVERSKWTLMSFHKLGFSEHEILESLDEENVVGSGASGKVYKVVLTSGETVAVKRIWTGSVKETEDDTDPEKGERSGSVQDEAFEAEVDTLGKIRHKNIVKLWCCCTTRDCKLLVYEYMPNGSLGDLLHSSKGGTLGWETRFKIILDAAEGLSYLHHDCVPAIVHRDVKSNNILIDGDYGAKVADFGVAKVVDLTGKAPKSMSVIAGSCGYIAPEYAYTLRVNEKSDIYSFGVVILEIVTRKRPVDPELGEKDLVKWVCSTLDQKGVEHVIDPKLDSCYKDEISKILNVGLLCTSPLPINRPSMRRVVKMLEQIGGGDEESLNKTRSGKLTPYYYEETSDQGSVA; encoded by the exons ATGcatctcctcttcctcttcctccttttCCCCACCGTCTTCTCTCTAAACCAAGAAGGCCTCATCCTCCAACAAGTCAAGCTCTCCCTCGAAGACCCAGACTCTTCCCTCTCCACCTGGAACTCCCAAGACGACGCTTCGCCTTGTCGGTGGCACGGCGTCTCATGCGACAAAAACTCCTCCGTGACTTCCGTCGACCTCTCCAACGCCAACCTCGCCGGACCTTTCCCTTCCGCCATCTGCCGTCTCCCCAACCTATCGCACCTCTCCTTCTCCAACAACTCAATCACCTCACCACTCGACATCAGAGCTTGCAAGAGCCTCGAGACTCTCGACCTCTCCCAAAACCTCCTCACCGGAGAAATCCCCCGCACCTTCGCCGATCTCCCCTCTCTAACCTCCCTCGATTTATCCGGCAACAACTTCTCCGGCGACATTCCGGCGAGTTTCGCCAACTTCGAAAAACTCGAGATCCTCTCTCTTATCAACAACCTCCTAGACGGAGCCATCCCTCCGCTTCTCGGCAACATCACCTCCCTCAAGATGCTCAACCTATCCTACAACCCGTTCCCCCCGGGTCGGATCCCCCCGGAGCTAGGAAACCTAACGAACCTCGAGGTCTTGTGGCTAACCGAGTGTAACTTAATCGGGGAGATCCCGGACTCGCTGGGTCGACTCACCCGACTCGTTAACTTAGACCTCTCCTTCAACAACCTCGCGGGCCCCATCCCTCGCTCCCTCGGCGCGTTGACCAGCGTCGTCCAGATCGAGCTTTATAACAACTCGTTAACCGGTGCTATCCCGGTCGAGCTCGGGAATTTAAAATCATTACGGTTACTCGACGCGTCGATGAACCGGTTAACCGGGAGTATACCGGACGAGCTCTGCCGCGTGGCGCTGGAGAGTTTGAACCTCTACGAGAACGACTTAGAAGGGGAGCTTCCTGAGAGCATAGCTCTATCTCCCAACTTGTACGACCTCAGGATCTTCGGAAACCGCCTCTCCGGGGAGTTGCCGAGAGACCTCGGCGTCAACTCCCCGCTGAGGTGGATAGACGTGTCGGATAACGGCTTCTCCAGGGAGTTGCCGGCGGGTCTGTGCGCGAGAGGGGAGCTAGAGGAGCTGCTGGTGATACGCAACTCGTTCTCCGGCGTTTTGCCGGAGGGGCTCGGAGACTGCAGGAGCTTGACGCGTGTCCGGTTAGCGTATAACCGGTTTTCCGGTCGAGTTCCCGCCGGTTTCTGGGGTTTGCCGCGCGTTTCGTTGCTGGAGCTCGTGAACAACTCGTTCTCGGGGGAGGTGGAGAAGACTATCGGAGGCGCGTCGAATCTCTCGATGATGGTTCTGACGAATAACGAGTTTACCGGATCTTTGCCGGAGGAGATCGGGGGTTTGGAGAAGCTTAATGAGCTGTCGGCGGGTGGGAACAAGCTTAGTGGGCCCTTGCCTGATAGCTTGATGAGTCTTTTGGAGTTGGGGACGCTTGATCTTCACGGGAACCGGTTTACTGGGGAGTTGTCTCCTAAGATCAAGTCGTGGAAGAAGCTCAACGAGTTGAACTTAGCCGACAACGAATTTTCCGGCAAGATCCCAGACGAGATCGGGAGCTTGTCTGTCTTGAACTACCTCGATCTTTCGGGGAATTTATTCTCTGGCGAGATCCCGGTTTCGTTGCAGGGTTTGAAGCTAAACCAGCTGAATCTGTCTAATAACCGGTTAACCGGTAATCTCCCGCCTTCTCTAGCGAAAGAGATGTATAAGAACAGCTTCCTCGGGAACCCGGGACTGTGCGGGGATATCAAGGGACTCTGTGGCTCTGCGGACGAAGCTAAGAGCAAAGGCTACGCGTGGCTTCTACGGTCCATCTTCGTACTCGCGGTTATGGTGTTTGTTGCGGGACTTGCTTGGTTCTACTTCAAGTACATGGCTTTCAAGAAAGCGAGAGCCGTGGAGAGATCCAAGTGGACGTTAATGTCGTTCCACAAACTCGGGTTCAGCGAGCACGAGATTCTCGAAAGCTTAGATGAAGAGAACGTGGTTGGATCTGGAGCTTCCGGTAAAGTCTACAAGGTTGTACTCACCAGCGGAGAAACCGTCGCGGTAAAACGTATATGGACAGGCTCCGTCAAAGAAACAGAGGACGACACCGATCCAGAGAAAGGCGAGAGATCTGGGTCAGTTCAAGACGAGGCCTTTGAAGCCGAGGTGGATACGTTAGGTAAGATTAGGCACAAGAACATTGTGAAGCTATGGTGTTGCTGCACCACGAGAGATTGTAAGTTATTGGTCTACGAGTACATGCCTAACGGTAGCTTGGGAGATTTGCTGCATAGCAGCAAAGGAGGAACGTTGGGATGGGAAACGAGGTTTAAGATCATCTTAGATGCGGCCGAGGGGCTTTCTTATCTTCACCATGATTGTGTTCCGGCGATTGTGCATAGAGATGTTAAGTCGAACAATATTTTGATCGACGGAGATTACGGCGCGAAGGTTGCTGATTTTGGAGTGGCTAAAGTCGTTGACTTGACCGGGAAAGCTCCTAAGTCCATGTCAGTGATCGCTGGCTCTTGCGGTTATATTGCACCAG AATACGCATATACACTTCGTGTGAACGAGAAGAGTGACATCTACAGTTTTGGGGTAGTGATCCTTGAGATAGTGACTAGGAAACGTCCGGTTGATCCGGAGTTGGGAGAGAAGGATTTGGTGAAATGGGTTTGCTCGACATTGGACCAGAAAGGCGTAGAGCATGTGATAGACCCGAAGCTCGACTCATGTTACAAAGATGAGATAAGCAAGATTCTCAACGTTGGGCTTCTATGCACGAGTCCATTGCCTATAAACCGACCCTCGATGAGACGTGTGGTTAAGATGTTGGAACAAATCGGCGGTGGAGATGAAGAGAGCTTGAACAAGACAAGATCCGGCAAGTTGACTCCTTACTACTATGAAGAAACCTCAGACCAAGGAAGTGTAGCTTGA